The following proteins are co-located in the Fusobacterium sp. genome:
- a CDS encoding MerR family transcriptional regulator yields the protein MQKYFLIGEISELLKIPRSTLRYYDREGVISPKFRKENNYRYYTRAQIITIKKITTMRKLGLTLDEIKVFFNEKKDEKEKKDEVLIENVLERINEDIEKLKMVKEDLQIHLERMKRSSKILIGIPFIKEIKSIKGIKVYEKENRKTLTFPNKKILELINEYDGKILFYITKKKLSEMSDVNILGSGYIVVKGDKKVEENIIEKGKYVCMFLKGNHFENSISIKRLIEWIEENNFKRVNEEVNIIIEPENLSIKRREDIFYKVSILIE from the coding sequence ATGCAAAAATATTTTTTAATTGGAGAAATCTCTGAACTTCTTAAAATTCCACGTTCAACATTAAGATATTATGACAGAGAAGGTGTAATTTCACCTAAATTCAGAAAAGAAAATAACTATAGATATTACACAAGGGCTCAAATAATAACAATAAAAAAAATAACTACAATGAGAAAATTAGGTCTCACATTAGATGAAATCAAAGTTTTTTTTAATGAGAAAAAAGATGAAAAAGAAAAAAAAGATGAAGTATTAATAGAAAATGTTTTAGAGAGAATCAATGAAGACATAGAAAAGTTAAAAATGGTAAAAGAAGACTTACAAATTCATCTTGAAAGAATGAAAAGAAGTTCAAAAATACTTATTGGAATTCCTTTTATAAAAGAGATAAAAAGTATTAAAGGAATAAAAGTATATGAAAAAGAAAATCGCAAAACACTTACTTTTCCCAATAAAAAAATATTAGAGTTAATTAATGAATATGATGGAAAGATATTATTTTATATAACTAAAAAAAAGTTAAGTGAAATGAGTGATGTAAATATTCTGGGCTCTGGATATATTGTTGTAAAAGGTGATAAAAAAGTTGAAGAGAATATTATTGAAAAGGGTAAATATGTCTGTATGTTTTTGAAAGGAAATCATTTTGAAAATAGTATTTCTATAAAAAGATTAATTGAATGGATAGAGGAAAATAATTTTAAAAGAGTAAATGAGGAAGTCAATATTATAATTGAACCTGAAAATTTGAGTATAAAAAGAAGGGAAGATATTTTTTATAAGGTAAGTATACTAATTGAATAA
- a CDS encoding EAL domain-containing protein gives MISKITKELKSLNEEYNMLTSSLEVSISKHLLDDEFTLVWANDYYYELTGYTKKEYKGIFNNNCKEYFKNDLKEFGKIRTAIVKAINNGEKRCDEICRMPCKDEKYIWIRFIGTFINESINGVPVIYIVYIDVNELVETQNKLKEEHKRLEKTLFLEETTIECIKNLYKFQELDKKMPEILEKLIKAMDADRAYIVKNEKNTFLVTYASSRAADIEYIKSGTYLELDPSPEWREEFSKGNSIVINNSKEVENISPVFSKILIDFKIKSMIISPIILNNKIHSYIVVDNPSEIYSNKFSIIETISYFISLALENKQLNNILIYNNYYDNLTGLFNRNKYLDDIQKLSFKDEKIGILFMDINGLKNINDLYGHLYGDEILKEAADILRATFCQSDIYRIGGDEYVVLAFNMKEDIFNEKIKEIKQRLFLSKECKGAVGYKWLDTCKNIEKEILIADRNMYEDKKEYYRHNSNAYRYRHENDNMLALCNMKTLKEEISNEHFEVFLQPKVDFDRLIIGAEALIRYRDSDNNLIMPNNFITLFENSRVISILDYYVFEKICKIIKQWIKQAYDIKPISVNFSRYTLKNIDFVDRLNEIWNRYRIPKYLLEIEIIENDEEMSSDILHQVLQRIKLEGYSLSIDDFGARYSNIALFIDNDLDTLKIDRSLMKNIVANERAQLFISSFAQICNNLNIQLIVEGVETEEQFKLLKQLNCDGVQGYLISKPIPIDEYEAKFLTLID, from the coding sequence ATGATCAGTAAAATCACTAAGGAACTAAAGAGCTTGAATGAAGAATATAATATGCTTACAAGTTCATTAGAAGTAAGTATAAGCAAACATTTATTGGATGATGAATTTACTTTAGTTTGGGCAAATGATTACTACTATGAATTAACAGGATATACCAAAAAAGAATATAAGGGAATATTCAATAATAATTGTAAAGAATATTTTAAAAATGATCTGAAAGAATTTGGGAAAATAAGGACAGCTATAGTAAAAGCTATAAATAATGGAGAAAAAAGATGTGATGAAATATGCAGAATGCCTTGTAAAGATGAAAAGTATATTTGGATCAGATTTATAGGAACTTTTATAAATGAAAGTATCAATGGAGTTCCTGTTATCTATATTGTTTATATTGATGTAAATGAACTGGTAGAAACTCAAAATAAATTAAAAGAAGAACATAAAAGATTGGAAAAAACATTATTCTTAGAAGAAACAACAATTGAATGTATTAAGAATTTGTATAAATTTCAAGAATTGGATAAGAAGATGCCTGAAATTTTAGAAAAACTTATTAAAGCTATGGATGCTGACAGAGCTTATATAGTTAAAAACGAGAAGAATACATTTCTAGTCACATATGCAAGCAGCAGAGCAGCAGATATAGAGTATATAAAAAGTGGAACATATCTTGAATTAGATCCTTCACCTGAATGGAGAGAGGAATTTTCTAAAGGAAATAGTATAGTTATAAATAATTCCAAAGAAGTTGAAAATATATCTCCTGTATTTTCAAAAATATTAATAGATTTTAAAATTAAAAGTATGATTATATCCCCTATCATTTTAAATAATAAGATACATAGCTATATTGTTGTTGATAACCCATCAGAAATTTATTCTAATAAATTTTCTATTATAGAAACAATAAGTTATTTTATAAGTCTTGCTTTGGAAAATAAACAACTTAATAATATTTTAATTTATAATAATTATTATGATAATCTTACAGGATTATTTAATAGAAATAAATATTTAGATGATATTCAAAAACTTTCTTTTAAAGATGAAAAAATAGGAATACTCTTTATGGATATAAATGGTTTAAAAAATATAAATGATTTATATGGGCATTTATATGGAGATGAAATTCTTAAGGAGGCGGCTGATATATTGCGAGCTACATTTTGTCAATCAGATATATATAGAATTGGTGGAGATGAATATGTTGTTTTAGCATTTAATATGAAAGAAGATATATTTAATGAAAAGATTAAAGAAATAAAACAAAGATTATTTTTAAGCAAAGAATGTAAGGGAGCTGTAGGCTATAAATGGCTTGATACTTGTAAAAATATTGAAAAAGAAATTTTAATTGCAGATAGGAATATGTATGAAGATAAAAAAGAATATTATAGACATAATTCAAATGCATACAGATATAGACATGAAAATGATAATATGCTTGCTCTTTGTAATATGAAAACTTTGAAAGAAGAAATTTCAAATGAACATTTTGAAGTTTTTTTACAACCAAAAGTAGATTTTGATCGTTTGATAATTGGAGCAGAAGCATTAATACGTTATAGAGATAGTGATAATAATTTAATAATGCCAAATAATTTTATAACTTTGTTTGAAAACTCGAGAGTAATCAGTATACTGGATTATTATGTTTTTGAAAAAATATGCAAGATTATAAAACAATGGATAAAACAAGCATATGATATAAAGCCGATAAGTGTTAATTTTTCACGTTATACATTAAAAAATATTGATTTTGTTGATAGATTAAATGAAATATGGAATAGATACAGAATTCCTAAATATCTTTTAGAGATAGAAATAATAGAAAATGATGAAGAGATGAGTAGTGATATATTACATCAGGTATTACAAAGGATAAAATTAGAAGGGTATTCTTTATCTATTGATGATTTTGGAGCTCGTTATTCTAATATAGCTTTGTTTATAGATAATGATTTAGATACTTTGAAAATTGATAGAAGTTTAATGAAAAATATTGTGGCTAATGAAAGAGCACAGTTGTTTATTTCATCTTTTGCGCAGATATGTAATAATCTTAACATTCAATTAATTGTAGAAGGTGTTGAAACAGAAGAACAATTTAAATTACTTAAGCAATTAAATTGTGATGGTGTACAAGGATACCTTATAAGCAAACCAATACCAATAGATGAATATGAAGCAAAATTTTTAACATTGATTGATTAG
- the mprF gene encoding bifunctional lysylphosphatidylglycerol flippase/synthetase MprF: MYNRGRYDKLKYLLEIGIFCVVIYFIHKEMKVYSIKDIKESLRSINSGYVILGIGIVIIDYFLLTMYDVLAFKNEKLQLSNLKIIFTSFISYAFANSIGLSGLTGSGLRINLYSLWNVPYKSIVKVIKFCYVSFWIGLLWIGGLFLTFEPVDLTRFNFYFDTTREIGIILLIIAISYSSHKVFLKKKSLEISIFQVLISLIDWLLVSGLIYIFLPQSDLLTFVKFFPIFLSAQIIGVLSNLPGGIGAFDYVFLTLMGKYYSSSVIVAALIIFRLLYYIAPFGIAFVSYCIYRILLKRGELKNISIVLGKFIISLIPLLVSILIFAAGIVLIISGSMPPLIYRIKILKDILPVFTIKISHFLGSITGAVLLILAYGIKKRLNGAYYMTIIFLGAGIILSLLKGLDYEEAFFLGIILAVTIPLKKYFYRKTSIINEKFTLNWIVMIFLVAISSLYIGFFAYSKSDYMNEIWWKVAFNKEFPSFLRTTIGISATLIIFAVWKLFAPANEIIETNSKDVIEKVKNCLCFSDNPEGNLVLLNDKKVIFEDEEESFIMYGKSGKSYIAMGDPVGKTEKAGDSIWKFYELCRKNNKQPVFYEVSKDYLDYYLDVGLNFLKIGEEGVIDLKEFTLNIPQRKNIRYTYNKLNKENMIFEVIPKGEGIKYMKRLREVSEEWLGSKKAKEKGFSLGYFDEEYLNNFPIAVLKKDNEIVAFANIMVTESKEKIAVDLMRYLKSCISGTMEYLFIYIILWAKDEGYERFSLGMAPLSGMENRDIAPVWNKIGLFVFKNGESFYNFQGLKLFKNKFYPQWEPRYIAYSGVFSLPKVLKDVTLLISGGVKGLISK, from the coding sequence ATGTATAACAGAGGCAGATACGACAAACTTAAATACTTACTTGAAATAGGGATATTCTGTGTAGTAATATATTTTATTCATAAAGAAATGAAAGTATACAGCATAAAAGATATAAAAGAATCATTAAGATCTATAAATAGTGGATATGTAATACTTGGAATAGGGATAGTAATAATTGACTATTTTCTGCTGACTATGTATGATGTGCTGGCATTTAAAAATGAAAAATTACAGTTGTCAAATTTAAAAATAATATTCACTTCTTTTATAAGTTATGCATTTGCTAACTCCATAGGTCTTTCAGGACTTACAGGCTCAGGATTGAGAATTAATTTATATTCTCTTTGGAATGTTCCCTACAAAAGTATAGTAAAAGTAATAAAATTTTGCTATGTAAGTTTTTGGATTGGGCTTTTATGGATAGGAGGTTTATTTTTAACATTTGAGCCAGTAGATTTGACAAGATTCAATTTTTATTTTGATACAACTAGAGAAATAGGAATTATTCTTTTAATAATAGCAATATCATATTCATCTCACAAAGTATTCTTAAAGAAGAAAAGTCTTGAAATATCTATATTTCAAGTATTGATATCTCTTATAGATTGGCTACTTGTATCAGGATTAATATATATATTTCTTCCTCAAAGTGATTTGCTTACATTTGTTAAATTTTTTCCAATATTTCTTAGTGCACAAATCATAGGGGTATTAAGTAATCTTCCTGGAGGAATAGGAGCTTTTGATTATGTATTTCTTACTTTAATGGGAAAATATTACTCTTCATCAGTAATAGTAGCAGCTCTGATAATATTTAGGCTTTTATATTATATAGCTCCATTTGGGATAGCTTTTGTATCATATTGTATTTATAGAATATTATTGAAAAGAGGAGAACTTAAAAATATATCAATAGTTCTTGGGAAATTTATAATTTCTCTTATACCACTTCTTGTATCTATATTGATATTTGCAGCAGGAATAGTTCTCATAATATCAGGAAGTATGCCCCCTCTTATTTATAGAATAAAAATATTGAAGGATATACTTCCAGTATTTACCATCAAAATATCCCATTTTTTAGGAAGTATAACTGGAGCAGTTCTTCTTATACTTGCTTATGGAATAAAAAAGAGGCTCAATGGAGCATATTATATGACAATAATCTTTCTTGGAGCAGGAATAATTCTTTCATTATTAAAAGGTTTGGACTATGAGGAAGCTTTTTTCCTGGGAATAATATTAGCTGTAACTATTCCATTAAAAAAATATTTTTATAGAAAAACATCAATAATAAATGAAAAATTCACACTTAATTGGATAGTAATGATATTTTTAGTTGCTATTTCAAGTCTCTATATAGGCTTTTTTGCATATAGTAAGTCAGATTATATGAATGAAATATGGTGGAAAGTAGCCTTTAATAAAGAATTTCCAAGTTTTTTAAGAACTACTATAGGGATATCAGCTACTCTTATTATATTCGCTGTATGGAAACTTTTTGCTCCTGCAAATGAAATAATTGAAACAAACAGTAAAGATGTAATTGAAAAAGTTAAAAACTGTCTCTGTTTTTCAGATAATCCAGAAGGAAATCTGGTGCTTTTAAATGATAAAAAAGTTATATTTGAAGATGAAGAAGAAAGTTTTATAATGTATGGCAAAAGTGGAAAAAGTTATATAGCTATGGGAGATCCTGTTGGAAAAACTGAAAAGGCAGGAGATTCTATCTGGAAATTTTATGAATTATGCAGAAAAAATAATAAGCAGCCTGTATTCTATGAAGTTTCTAAAGATTATCTAGACTACTATCTTGATGTTGGATTAAATTTTTTGAAAATAGGAGAGGAAGGAGTAATTGATCTAAAAGAATTTACTCTTAATATTCCTCAAAGAAAAAATATAAGATACACATATAACAAACTTAATAAGGAGAATATGATATTTGAAGTTATCCCAAAAGGAGAAGGGATAAAATATATGAAAAGATTGAGAGAAGTATCTGAAGAATGGCTGGGAAGTAAAAAAGCTAAAGAAAAAGGATTTTCTTTGGGATACTTTGATGAGGAATACTTGAATAATTTTCCAATAGCTGTACTAAAAAAAGATAACGAGATTGTAGCTTTTGCAAATATAATGGTAACTGAATCCAAAGAAAAAATAGCAGTTGATCTTATGAGATATTTAAAGTCATGTATCAGTGGAACTATGGAATATCTTTTTATTTATATAATACTTTGGGCAAAAGATGAGGGATATGAAAGATTTAGCCTTGGAATGGCACCTCTTTCTGGTATGGAAAACAGAGATATTGCTCCTGTATGGAATAAAATAGGCTTATTTGTATTTAAAAATGGAGAGAGCTTTTATAATTTTCAAGGACTTAAGTTATTTAAAAATAAATTTTATCCTCAATGGGAACCTAGATATATAGCTTATTCAGGAGTTTTTTCCCTTCCAAAAGTACTTAAAGATGTAACATTATTAATATCAGGAGGAGTTAAAGGACTTATATCTAAATAA
- a CDS encoding PdaC/SigV domain-containing protein, whose translation MKKMKSFLGLLLLVFFFISCENGKTAVKDNSNVEKLEYKENMEKYNYDIVIPQIKGVENEDISYLNLSLQETARIIIENIVSSADIGTKEMPIEAKMNYEIKENNFNILSLIITTYVYQGGAHGITTVETYNISKKDYSLLDYDVIFDENAEEHFNMKMNDIIAKSKENNGSRYALNSEGKEVLFFENAEANIKNTVMYFQGDNVVFLYPHYEIAPYSSGMPIFKFDKKDIKKYIKIKI comes from the coding sequence ATGAAAAAGATGAAAAGTTTTTTAGGATTGCTGCTGCTTGTTTTCTTTTTTATATCATGTGAAAATGGAAAGACTGCAGTTAAAGATAATTCTAATGTAGAAAAACTTGAGTATAAAGAGAATATGGAAAAATATAATTATGATATTGTTATACCACAGATAAAAGGAGTGGAAAATGAAGATATCTCTTATTTGAATCTTTCTCTTCAAGAAACTGCAAGAATAATAATAGAGAATATAGTTAGTTCAGCAGATATTGGAACAAAAGAAATGCCCATAGAGGCAAAGATGAATTATGAAATAAAAGAAAATAATTTTAATATTCTTTCTCTGATTATAACTACATATGTGTATCAGGGAGGAGCTCATGGAATTACTACTGTTGAAACATACAATATAAGTAAAAAAGATTATTCTTTGCTTGATTATGATGTGATATTTGATGAAAATGCAGAAGAACATTTTAACATGAAGATGAACGATATTATAGCTAAAAGCAAAGAAAATAATGGAAGCAGATATGCTCTGAATAGCGAAGGTAAAGAGGTATTATTTTTTGAAAATGCTGAAGCAAATATAAAAAATACAGTTATGTATTTTCAGGGAGATAATGTAGTATTCCTTTATCCTCATTATGAAATAGCTCCATATTCAAGTGGAATGCCTATATTTAAATTTGATAAGAAAGATATAAAAAAATATATAAAGATAAAAATTTAG
- a CDS encoding glutathione ABC transporter substrate-binding protein: protein MFKKLFMILLSCTILFSACSDDKAETSAKAVKEKLIIAQDGEPKSLDVHQGNDGFSLSANKLIYSRLVESDGDMNILPGLAESWKQIDDKTMQFKLRKGVKFHNGYDFTAEDVKFSFDRMANSPRIAFVLPPIEKVEAVDDYTVNIVTKTPFGPLLAHLSHPALGIVSKKLITENEQSFKDHPVGTGSYKFKEWIPGDSLTLEKNEDYFDKKNGLKYIVFKNIVEASNRTIGLETGEIDISIAVSSVDENTIKNNPKLQLITKPSISYSYVGMNTQKTPLNDIRVRKAINYAVDKQAIVDVILNGSGKIATSPIAPGVFGFTDKTKNYEYNVEKARELMKEAGYENGFKTSILVFGGEANTQTAEILQAYLKEIGIDLRIDVVEVSAYWDATEKGRHDLFLGSWGVVTGDADYGLYAMYHSSAKGGAGNRDFYENPKVDELLDKAKMATDPEERKKLYEEIQLLIVDDAPDIMLYNRILAVGAQKNIKGLNIHPVTLHDFSTVYIED from the coding sequence ATGTTTAAAAAATTATTTATGATTTTATTAAGTTGTACAATACTTTTTTCTGCATGTTCAGATGATAAAGCAGAAACTTCAGCAAAAGCTGTGAAAGAAAAACTTATAATTGCTCAGGATGGAGAACCTAAATCATTAGATGTTCATCAGGGAAATGATGGTTTTTCATTAAGTGCCAACAAACTTATTTATTCAAGGCTGGTAGAATCAGATGGTGATATGAATATTCTGCCTGGACTAGCAGAATCTTGGAAGCAAATAGATGATAAAACTATGCAGTTCAAATTGAGAAAAGGAGTAAAATTCCATAATGGATATGATTTTACTGCTGAAGATGTTAAATTCTCATTTGATAGAATGGCTAACTCACCTAGAATAGCTTTTGTTCTTCCTCCTATTGAAAAAGTAGAAGCTGTTGATGATTATACTGTAAATATTGTTACTAAAACACCATTTGGACCATTGCTTGCACATCTTTCTCATCCTGCATTAGGAATTGTAAGTAAAAAACTTATTACTGAAAATGAGCAAAGTTTTAAAGATCATCCTGTTGGTACTGGAAGTTATAAATTTAAAGAATGGATACCTGGTGACAGTCTGACTCTTGAAAAAAATGAAGATTATTTTGATAAAAAAAATGGGCTCAAATACATAGTATTCAAAAATATTGTAGAAGCTTCAAACAGAACTATTGGATTAGAAACTGGAGAAATAGACATCTCAATAGCTGTAAGTTCTGTAGATGAGAATACTATAAAAAATAATCCTAAACTTCAGCTTATTACAAAGCCTTCTATTTCTTATTCATATGTTGGAATGAATACTCAAAAAACTCCATTAAATGATATAAGAGTCAGAAAAGCTATAAACTATGCTGTAGATAAACAGGCTATTGTCGATGTAATCCTCAATGGAAGTGGTAAAATAGCTACCTCTCCTATCGCTCCAGGAGTTTTTGGGTTTACTGATAAAACTAAAAACTATGAATACAATGTAGAAAAAGCTCGTGAATTGATGAAAGAAGCTGGATATGAAAACGGATTTAAAACAAGTATTTTAGTATTTGGAGGAGAAGCTAATACTCAAACTGCAGAAATACTTCAAGCCTATTTAAAAGAAATTGGTATTGATTTAAGAATAGATGTGGTAGAAGTCAGTGCTTACTGGGATGCTACAGAAAAAGGAAGACATGACCTTTTCCTAGGTTCATGGGGAGTCGTGACTGGAGATGCTGATTATGGACTTTATGCAATGTATCACTCATCTGCAAAAGGTGGAGCTGGCAACAGAGATTTCTATGAAAATCCAAAAGTTGATGAACTTTTAGATAAAGCTAAAATGGCTACTGATCCTGAAGAAAGAAAAAAACTTTATGAAGAAATTCAATTATTAATAGTGGATGATGCACCTGATATCATGCTTTATAACAGAATATTAGCTGTTGGTGCTCAAAAGAATATAAAAGGATTAAATATCCATCCAGTTACTCTTCATGATTTCAGCACTGTTTATATTGAAGATTAA
- a CDS encoding sugar-binding transcriptional regulator — MLDDNVKTQKMVEIAKMYYEEDLTQNDIAKRLGVSRPLVSKMLADAKAAGIVTIQINSPFVSNEFLMEEIKKKYDIEGGMVIPQADTDYLTDQVILNNIISYISNNLKKYRKFGLGWGKNIGDLVQKLEVSEKKIELEGYVCPLVGNISMPTKDFHSNELIRIFSQMTFLKPYYLFAPAFLATEQEKNLFMNIENYKDIKRLWEKLDVAILSIGNHPSVPDLATASRFGNNLQKEKAIGNILSYYYDINGNFITGDNDFSIEIPLDDLKKIKHVIGICSSKTSKDAVIGALKTGIITYLVIDENTAKEII, encoded by the coding sequence ATGTTAGATGACAATGTTAAAACTCAAAAAATGGTAGAAATAGCCAAAATGTATTATGAGGAAGATCTTACTCAAAATGATATAGCAAAACGATTAGGAGTATCTCGTCCTCTTGTGAGCAAAATGCTTGCTGATGCAAAAGCAGCTGGTATAGTTACGATTCAAATAAATTCTCCATTTGTAAGTAATGAATTTCTTATGGAAGAGATCAAAAAAAAATATGATATTGAAGGTGGAATGGTTATTCCTCAAGCAGATACAGATTATCTTACTGATCAGGTAATATTAAATAATATAATATCATATATAAGTAATAATCTGAAAAAATATAGGAAATTTGGACTTGGATGGGGAAAAAATATTGGTGACCTTGTTCAAAAACTCGAAGTTTCAGAAAAAAAAATTGAACTTGAAGGTTATGTATGCCCTTTAGTAGGTAATATTTCTATGCCTACTAAAGATTTTCACTCAAATGAACTGATAAGAATATTTTCTCAAATGACTTTTCTCAAGCCATATTATCTCTTTGCTCCTGCATTTTTAGCTACTGAACAGGAGAAAAATCTGTTTATGAATATTGAAAATTATAAAGATATAAAAAGATTATGGGAAAAACTTGATGTAGCTATTTTAAGTATTGGAAATCATCCATCTGTTCCTGACCTTGCCACAGCTTCAAGATTTGGAAATAATCTCCAAAAAGAAAAAGCCATTGGTAATATTCTTTCATATTATTATGATATAAATGGTAATTTTATAACTGGAGATAATGATTTCTCCATTGAAATCCCTTTGGATGACTTAAAAAAAATAAAACATGTAATAGGTATATGTTCTTCAAAAACAAGTAAGGATGCTGTTATTGGAGCTTTAAAAACTGGTATTATAACTTATCTAGTGATAGATGAAAATACAGCTAAAGAAATAATATAA
- a CDS encoding HD domain-containing protein, translating to MGKLADQVQFLIEIDKVKSILRQSIVLGDLNRRENDAEHSWHMALCAITLKEYSNLGEIDMEKVLKLVLIHDIVEIYAGDTPAFSDYNKQTKWRAELESAEKIYGMLPEEQEKEFMKLWLEFENMETKEAKFANTFDRFQGFIQNLTSDGHTWKKFSATKEMVLKRMSPIIEYAPQLFHEFVMPEIQKYIDKRIIKE from the coding sequence ATGGGAAAATTAGCAGATCAAGTTCAATTTTTAATAGAAATAGATAAAGTGAAGAGTATTTTAAGACAATCTATTGTATTAGGAGATTTAAATAGAAGGGAAAATGATGCTGAACATAGTTGGCATATGGCTCTATGTGCAATAACTTTGAAAGAGTATTCTAATCTGGGTGAAATAGATATGGAAAAAGTTCTTAAACTGGTACTTATACACGATATTGTTGAGATATATGCAGGAGATACTCCTGCGTTTTCAGATTACAACAAACAGACTAAATGGCGTGCAGAATTAGAAAGTGCAGAGAAGATATATGGAATGCTTCCAGAAGAGCAAGAAAAAGAATTCATGAAGCTATGGCTTGAATTTGAGAATATGGAAACTAAAGAAGCAAAGTTTGCTAATACTTTTGATAGATTTCAGGGATTTATACAGAATCTTACTTCGGATGGACATACATGGAAGAAGTTCAGTGCTACAAAAGAAATGGTGCTAAAAAGAATGTCACCTATAATTGAGTATGCACCACAGCTTTTCCATGAATTTGTAATGCCAGAAATACAAAAGTATATTGATAAAAGAATTATAAAAGAATAA
- a CDS encoding META domain-containing protein: MKKIFIFLATLMLLVGCSSTPVKVEVPVEVSLENVAGNEYVLTNLFVENNLTIGFDKEGRIFGFAGINRFFGKADISNGSINIGALATTRMAGPRDKMIVEDQYLTLLKSAKTIKEDGNKLILTNDRDEEMIFIKK; the protein is encoded by the coding sequence ATGAAAAAAATATTTATCTTTTTAGCAACTTTGATGCTATTAGTTGGATGTAGTTCTACACCAGTTAAAGTAGAAGTTCCTGTAGAAGTATCACTTGAAAATGTAGCTGGTAATGAATATGTGCTTACTAACCTTTTTGTAGAAAATAATTTGACAATTGGATTTGATAAAGAAGGAAGAATATTTGGATTTGCTGGAATAAATAGATTCTTTGGAAAAGCAGATATAAGTAATGGAAGTATAAATATAGGAGCTTTAGCTACAACTAGAATGGCTGGACCTAGAGATAAAATGATAGTAGAAGATCAATATCTTACTCTTTTGAAAAGTGCAAAAACAATAAAAGAAGATGGAAATAAATTAATACTTACTAATGACAGAGATGAAGAAATGATTTTTATAAAAAAATAG